A genomic segment from uncultured Alistipes sp. encodes:
- a CDS encoding glycoside hydrolase family 43 protein, which yields MKNLLFVLAALLGGCSGNRTFVPSNPLDVELGDPYVLLASDGRYYMYGTGGVRDGFGCYVSDDLTRWEYAGAVYRGNTPESWAVANFWAPEVYERDGRFYMFFSADWRENPTGALENFRIGVAASDSPTGPFVEISDRPLFDPGYPVIDANVFFDDDGRCYLYYSRCCYEHPVESEVADWAREKGMFDRIEESWVYGVELEPDFSGVKGEPVLMLRPPVRMDDAQAEWESRSVTSGEVNRRWTEGSFLLKDNGIYYMMYSANFFGGANYAVGYATSDSPLGPFRKADNNPVLQRNTASGGTVTGTGHNSVTRSKDGKHLYCVYHGRTEATGDERVVFIDEMTIRDGRLTVQGPTTREQ from the coding sequence ATGAAAAACCTGCTCTTTGTGCTGGCCGCGCTGCTCGGCGGCTGTTCCGGAAACCGGACCTTCGTGCCCTCCAACCCGCTGGACGTGGAGTTGGGCGACCCCTATGTGCTGCTCGCTTCCGACGGGCGCTATTACATGTATGGAACCGGCGGCGTGCGCGACGGTTTCGGATGCTACGTCTCCGACGACCTGACCCGATGGGAGTACGCCGGGGCCGTTTACCGCGGCAATACCCCCGAATCGTGGGCCGTGGCGAACTTCTGGGCCCCGGAGGTCTACGAGCGCGACGGGCGTTTCTACATGTTCTTCAGTGCCGACTGGCGCGAGAACCCGACCGGTGCGCTGGAGAATTTCCGGATCGGCGTCGCCGCCTCCGATTCGCCGACGGGCCCCTTCGTCGAGATCTCCGACCGCCCGCTCTTCGATCCCGGATACCCGGTGATCGACGCCAATGTCTTCTTCGATGACGACGGACGCTGCTACCTCTACTATTCGCGCTGCTGCTACGAGCATCCCGTGGAGAGCGAGGTGGCCGACTGGGCCCGCGAAAAGGGGATGTTCGACCGCATCGAGGAGAGCTGGGTCTATGGTGTGGAGTTGGAGCCCGACTTCTCGGGCGTGAAGGGCGAGCCGGTGCTGATGCTGCGGCCGCCCGTGCGCATGGACGACGCGCAGGCCGAATGGGAGAGCCGTTCGGTCACCTCCGGGGAGGTCAACCGCCGCTGGACCGAGGGGTCGTTCCTCTTGAAGGACAACGGAATTTATTACATGATGTACTCCGCCAACTTCTTCGGCGGGGCGAACTATGCCGTGGGTTATGCGACGTCGGATTCGCCGCTCGGGCCCTTCCGCAAGGCCGACAACAACCCCGTACTGCAGCGCAACACCGCTTCCGGCGGGACGGTGACCGGAACGGGCCACAACAGCGTGACCCGCTCGAAGGATGGCAAACACCTCTATTGCGTCTATCACGGCCGGACCGAAGCCACGGGCGACGAACGCGTGGTGTTCATCGACGAGATGACGATCCGCGACGGACGGTTGACCGTCCAGGGCCCCACGACCCGGGAGCAATAG
- a CDS encoding MFS transporter — MIGKEIRTEKPVLWNSNYVKVWIANFMLFFAFYLLAPLLPLYLRDTFSADKAMIGIVLSGYTLTALCVRPFSGFVVDSFPRKKVLLICYFCFALFFAGYFITGSLVLFAAIRTLHGAPFGATTVASSTMAVDVLPSERRSEGIGYYGLSNNIAMAIGPSAGLYIYHTIHNFNLLFTLSLVIAFIGLAIDSTIHCRERQPIRRESKVSLDRFILLKGWSEGICVAAFAFSFGVISTYIAIYSQEVLHITSGSGTFFMLLAAGLILSRLMGSKSLREGKIIHNASIGMLISMCGYLVFTAVPNLYGYYAAALMIGLGNGHMYPAMQTMFINLAPHERRGTANSTILTSWDLGVGIGIIGGGSVAEHLGSYSAAFWLAFAINVVGVLFFFTYARRSFLKYRLR; from the coding sequence ATGATCGGAAAGGAAATCCGAACGGAAAAGCCCGTTCTGTGGAACAGCAACTACGTGAAGGTGTGGATCGCCAATTTCATGCTCTTCTTCGCCTTCTACCTGCTGGCGCCGCTGCTGCCGCTCTATCTGCGCGACACCTTCTCGGCCGACAAGGCCATGATCGGAATCGTGTTGAGCGGCTATACGTTGACGGCACTCTGCGTGCGACCGTTCAGCGGCTTCGTCGTGGACAGTTTTCCCCGCAAGAAGGTCCTCCTGATCTGCTATTTCTGCTTTGCACTCTTCTTCGCGGGCTACTTCATCACCGGATCGCTGGTTCTCTTCGCCGCCATCCGCACGCTGCACGGCGCACCGTTCGGCGCCACGACCGTGGCGAGCAGCACGATGGCCGTGGATGTACTCCCCTCGGAGCGCCGTTCGGAGGGCATCGGCTACTACGGACTGAGCAACAACATCGCCATGGCGATCGGGCCCTCGGCCGGGCTCTACATCTACCACACGATCCACAACTTCAACCTGCTCTTCACCCTTTCGCTGGTGATCGCCTTCATCGGGCTGGCCATCGACTCGACGATTCACTGCCGCGAACGGCAGCCGATCCGGCGCGAAAGCAAGGTTTCACTCGACCGTTTCATCCTGCTCAAGGGGTGGAGCGAAGGGATCTGTGTCGCCGCCTTCGCCTTTTCGTTCGGCGTGATCTCGACCTACATCGCCATCTACAGCCAGGAGGTGCTGCACATCACCTCCGGCTCGGGGACCTTCTTCATGCTGCTGGCCGCGGGGCTGATCCTTTCGCGGCTCATGGGCAGCAAATCGCTGCGCGAAGGGAAGATCATCCACAACGCTTCGATCGGAATGCTGATATCGATGTGCGGCTACCTGGTCTTCACGGCCGTGCCGAACCTCTACGGCTACTACGCCGCGGCGCTGATGATCGGACTCGGCAACGGGCACATGTACCCGGCCATGCAGACGATGTTCATCAACCTGGCGCCGCATGAACGCCGCGGGACGGCCAACTCGACGATCCTCACCTCGTGGGACCTCGGGGTCGGCATCGGCATCATCGGCGGCGGCAGCGTCGCCGAACATCTCGGCAGCTATTCGGCGGCCTTCTGGCTGGCCTTCGCCATCAACGTAGTGGGAGTTCTCTTCTTCTTCACCTACGCCCGCCGGAGTTTTCTGAAGTATCGGCTCAGGTAA